The sequence CACTTGACCTTTTCCTCCGGCCCTCCACCTGCGCTAAAGCTCCGGCGGACAAGCCTCTCTCCGCGGGCAGAGCGGGAGCGATTGAGTGATGAAATTTGGGGATGGGGGTATTAAGGCCGGGAATATCACTCACCTGACCTTTTCCTCCGGCCCTCCACCTGCGCTAAAGCTCCGGCGGACAAGCCTCTCTCCGCTGGCAGAGCGGGAGCGATTGAGTGATGAAATTTGGGGATGGGGGTATTAAGGACAAGAACAGCGGGGCTGAATAGACACAAGGCTTAGCCAACCTGGCGGACGACGGCGATGACCCGGCCCTGGATTTCCACGTTATCAAGGTCGGTATAAAAGGGGCGCATCTGGCTGTTGGCCGGCTGGAGGCGGATTCTTTCCGGCTCGACAAAGACCTTTTTGAGGGTGGCTTCTTTTTCCGATTTGAGCCAGACGGCGGCCATCTCACCGTTTTCCACGGCGCTGACAAACTGCAAGAGAACGATATCGCCGTCATTAATCAGGGCGTCAATCATGGACTGGCCCTTAACGCGCAGGGCGTAAACATCCTCGCGGCCGCGGGTCAAACCGGCGGGGACGCCCATCGTTTCCGAGACGGCGGCGACGTCCCAGGTGTCCGGGGCGGGGACGGGTATAGGCGCGCCGGCGGCGATGATGCCGATGACCGGCACCGTTACCAGGGAGTCCGCCGACGGCGTTTTATTGAGCAGCTTAATGCCCCGGGAGACATCCGCGTGGCGGCTTAAGTAGCCGCGGTCTTCCAGGATATTGAGGTTATAGTCCACCACCGAGGTGGAGCTGATGGCGCAGCCCCCCTGAATGTCCCGGATGGACGGCGGGTAGCCCCTTTCATCCAGGAACTTGTCAATAAACCTGATGATGCGCCGCTGTTTATCCGATAGTTTTTTCATCCGTGCTCCGTGTCTGGCGGAACTAGAGAACACCTGTTCTGAAATCACTATATAATAAAAATCACGGGATGTCAATAGGATTAGGGAATAGAGATTAGAGATTAGAGGGAAGAGATTAGAGATTAGGGGGAAGAGATAAGTATTAGACCGCGGTGGTGGTGATGAGGTAATAAAAATAGCCCGGTACCAGGCCCAGTGGAATAAAGATAAGGTGCCAATCAGCAAACAGCCACTCCCAGAAATCCCGGTACGGCCGGTAAGGTGGATGATTATCGATTCTCAAGGGTGAACTCCGGCGGAAGAGCGCTCCAGTGCTATTATATCAGCATAAAACGGCAAACAGTTGGGGAAAAGTGAAACATTAACCGGTCATGGCCGCGGCGGCTAGGCGTCTTCTATAGCGTCACAGGCTTCAACCGGTTTTTGGTTACTCAACGTTTCCAGCGCCAGCTTATCCATTTCCAGCTGTACGTCGATGGGGTATTCGCCGGTGAAGCAGGCCAGGCAGAATTTCTCCCGGGGCAGGCCTATCGCTTTAATCAGGCCGTCAATGCTCAGATAGCCGAGGGAGTCCGCCCCGATGAATTTGCAGATTTCCGGCACGCTTTTCTGGGCGGCGATGAGCTCCCGGCGGGTGGCCATGTCCACGCCCAAGAAACAGGGGTGACGGATGGGCGGGGCACAAATGCGCATGTGGACCTCTTTAGCGCCGGCCTTGCGGAGGAGGCGAATCACGCTGGGGGTGGTCGTGCCGCGAACGATGCTATCGTCGACCACGACCAGGCGCTCGCCGTCCAGCACCTGCGGCAGCGGATTGAACTTAAGCTTAACGCCCATGTCCCGCATGCGCTGCTCCGGCTCGATGAAGGTACGACCCACATAGCGGTTTTTAATCAGGCCCTCCACTACCGGGATACCGGACTCGCGGGCATAGCCGGTACCGGCGGCGGTGGCGGAATCCGGCACGCCCATGACAATGTCCGCGTCCACGGGATATTCCCGGGCCAGCTCCGCACCCATAGCCTGCCGGGCGGGGTAAAGCAGCTTGCCGTTTATCACGCTGTCCGGCCGGGCGAAGTAAATATATTCGAAAATGCACAGCCCTCTTTTAACGGAGTCCCCGGGGTAGCTCTGGACGCCGTTTTCGTTGATTAAGACGATTTCATCGGGCTGAATTTCACGGATGAACTCCGCGCCGATATGGTCGAGGGCGCATGATTCAGAAGCGACCGCCCAGCCACCGTCCACCTTCCCCAGGCAAAGCGGCCGGACACCCAGGGGGTCGCGGACGATGTATAACTCCCGGGGGGTCAGCAACATCAGCGAATAAGCGCCCTGGAGGCGACGCATAGCGTACCGGATTCTTTCCACCCAGTTTTTACCGGGAGAAGATAATATGAGATTGCCGATTACCTCAGTATCCGAGGTGCTGTGAAAGGTGTAGCCGGCATCAGCCAGCTCACGGTAGAGGTAGGTAGCGTTGACGATGTTGCCGTTATTGGCGACGGCGATAGTGTCGTTTCCATGACCCACCACCAAAGGCTGGGCGTTGTCCACCTTGCTGGAACCGGTGGTGGAATAGCGGTTATGCCCGATGGCCATAAGGCCGGTGAGTTTCTGGAGGGACTCTTCATTGAAGACATTGGATACCCGTCCCATGCCGGTGAAGACCCGGATGATTTTGCCATCCGCGGTAGCGATACCGGCGCTTTCCTGGCCGCGGTGCTGGAGGGCGAAAAGTCCAAAAAAGGTAAGGCGGGCTACATCCTCTTTCGGGGAAAAGACGCCAAAAACGCCGCAAGACTCGTGCAAGATTATCTCTGCCTCTCAGACCGTCTTGACTTAGTGCTCTATATTGATTATAGCTTAAAACCGGCCTTCCGGTCAATCTTACACAACAAGGCGGCGGTATTTTCCGGCGGGGAGGGGGGGCGGCGAGGGAATAAGGAAACGGACCTTTCTCTCCGGCCCTCCACCTGCGCTAAAGCTCCGGCGGACAAGCTTCTCCGTTGACAGAGAGGGAGCGATTGATTGATGAAGTTTGGGGATAGGGTATTAAGGCCGGGAATACCACTCACCTGACCTTTCCTTCCGGCTCCCTCAGGGTGAACCTTTCAGGATGAATCCATACTTGATACGGGGCTGGAATGATGACTAAAATCCCTCTTAATCTCCCTTTTTCAAAGGGAGAGACTGGGAAAGGGGGGACGGCTGCGGTGGTATAAGGAAACGAACCTTTCTCTCCGGCTCCCTCTCCGCGGGCAGAGAGGGAGCGATTGATTGATGAAATCCGGGGATAAGGTTATTTAGGCCTGGAATGACAAGGTTAAGAGGACGCAAGGCATGGGGATGATGTCAGTCTTACCAAAAACACCATCCGCGGCTAACAAATATCTTATCCCTTTTTCGTAAAAAGAGAATTCGAATTAGGCTCCGTCTAAATGCTCCGTCCTACCGCTTTGGCGATGGTCTTGAGCTCCGCCATCAGTCGGGTAAAATCGGACGGAGAGAGGGATTGAAGGCCGTCCACCAGGGCTTCCTTGGGATTGGGGTGCACCTCGATGAGGAGCCCGTCCGCGCCGGCCGCCACGGCCGCTTTAGCGATAGCCGGCACCAGGGAATAGTGGCCGGCGGCGTGAGAGGGGTCCACGATGACGGGGAGATGGCTGTTCTTTTTCAACACGGGAATGGCGGAAATATCCAGGGAAAAGCGTATGCTGTCCTCGAACGTCCGGATACCCCGCTCGCACAAAATAACATTATTATTACCCC is a genomic window of Dehalococcoidales bacterium containing:
- the lexA gene encoding transcriptional repressor LexA, whose amino-acid sequence is MKKLSDKQRRIIRFIDKFLDERGYPPSIRDIQGGCAISSTSVVDYNLNILEDRGYLSRHADVSRGIKLLNKTPSADSLVTVPVIGIIAAGAPIPVPAPDTWDVAAVSETMGVPAGLTRGREDVYALRVKGQSMIDALINDGDIVLLQFVSAVENGEMAAVWLKSEKEATLKKVFVEPERIRLQPANSQMRPFYTDLDNVEIQGRVIAVVRQVG
- the purF gene encoding amidophosphoribosyltransferase, which encodes MHESCGVFGVFSPKEDVARLTFFGLFALQHRGQESAGIATADGKIIRVFTGMGRVSNVFNEESLQKLTGLMAIGHNRYSTTGSSKVDNAQPLVVGHGNDTIAVANNGNIVNATYLYRELADAGYTFHSTSDTEVIGNLILSSPGKNWVERIRYAMRRLQGAYSLMLLTPRELYIVRDPLGVRPLCLGKVDGGWAVASESCALDHIGAEFIREIQPDEIVLINENGVQSYPGDSVKRGLCIFEYIYFARPDSVINGKLLYPARQAMGAELAREYPVDADIVMGVPDSATAAGTGYARESGIPVVEGLIKNRYVGRTFIEPEQRMRDMGVKLKFNPLPQVLDGERLVVVDDSIVRGTTTPSVIRLLRKAGAKEVHMRICAPPIRHPCFLGVDMATRRELIAAQKSVPEICKFIGADSLGYLSIDGLIKAIGLPREKFCLACFTGEYPIDVQLEMDKLALETLSNQKPVEACDAIEDA